The sequence gaaaacattccaggatttttctccttacagtggatttcaatggctaccaacagattgaaggtcaaaattacagtttcagtgcagcttcaagggctttgaacgatcccagatgagaaataagggtcttatctagtgaatcgatcggtcattttcgaaaaaaatacaaccgtttatgctttataaacaaaatatcgcattgaacgtactttctgcttccgcattcttcataacgcttacgcggAATGttctatgccttccctattctacttacggaacgaacgtggcgccagtttcgtttttttccgtaacttgaactcgactgacgaaagaaagacatgaacatcttggatgacatgggggtgagtaaatttatcaggaaaagtgcatttaaaagtggactaatcctttaatgacagaaatttcatttttgtgtgaactatccctttaaggcttaATAACTTTGTCATACTTTGTCCCAGACTTCTTCTGTGGAATCTAATATGTTCCCAAAAAATGGGTTCACTGCTGCATTAGACACCAGTATGTCCACACCGCCACACTGCTCGACTGtctgcaataaaataaacagcaaCATGGAAATTGAATTTGCGATAGtgttttcttctctattgtgactTCTATGCAAGTAAAActgcttcttgaacaagaaaagtCAAGAAAAGTCATTCCTCACCATGTTAATGAGCTTCTCTCTGTCTTCTGCCTTCCCCACATTGCATGTAGTACCTATTACTTGTATATTTTTGCTGCGCAGGAGTGAAACCGCCTTGTCAACATTGGTTTGATGTCGACTGCTCACCACCACATGCGCTCCCCTCTGACCCAAGGCCTCTGCGGCTGCGAGCCCAATCCTGAGGAGATCGGTGAGTACAAGAGACTATCAGTATGTTATGCAAGTATTgagaatacatttttacatttatatttacatgtgttttaGTAGTTTTATCAGTTATTACCAGAGGGCCATTGGTGTGTCAGCTCTTTTGTTTTAAGAACTCAAAGGAAATCAAACATCATACCCATCTGTGGATGCAGTAACTATAGCAACTTTTCCTGCCAAATTCGGTGATATGTGATGGGACAGCATTCTTCTTCCAGCAACAGGATTTGAGCAAAGGCACCTGGTTACAGCCTTCAACATTGCcttgagacagacagacagtcagacagacagaaagagagtCTGCATAATAACTGGTAACTATTTGCTACAGCATTAAGTAGGACAGTGGGTTAAAGGTCATCTAGGGTAAAAGTCAGAGGTACACAAAATAGatttacattaacattaataaaatgatTACATATCCTGTCAAGAAAGTGAGAAAGAGTTTCTGTGACTTATTTCAAGTTATCCTGCTTAAAGTTAACGTTAAACGGAGGTAACTGCACAACATGGCATGTTTGAGTTAAGCCAAGAGCGAATCAAAGGAaggtgttttaaatgttttgataaATTGTGATTAATGAAAGCATAGCTtaataacaagaaataaagcttacCTGCGCGCTGAGAAGGTCTGTTAGCACTTTGCAAGTGATCTCTACGTCTCTCTCTACGTCGTTGGcgtaaaaatattataaactgGTAGACTGTGTATTTGTGTCCGACAAAGGGCGGTGATAAACGGTGCGGAAGTTGTCTCTAATTGGTCTGGTAAGATGCttcttaataataattattcagTTTCTTTTTCCTAATTATGTGCACTTCGATTCGATTGCTACACTAACATTTCGCTGGTGTCATTAATTAGGTGTAAACTATTGCACAGAGCGCTGGCTTGTTGCTGCGATTGTTTTATGGTATCTGTAACTTTTTACAGCGCTGATCAAGACGGACCAATCACAGATCATTGTGATTACTGTACAATTTACTGGAAATTCTTACATATAATTTTATGAAGATTGATTGGCCAGATTTTAATTTGTATGTCAGGTATTAGTAGTTGAAATTAActgattaaattattatatattttagtacaaatgtaacaacaacaaaaaaagtctaGACTTTTAAATAAGGCAATGGAGGATTCAACTTTCTGAGCCCACAAGCGCCCTCTGGAGGAAGATGCGATTTAGTTTCAAGGAATATTAGcctatttaaaggattagtccactttcaaataaaattttcctgataatttactcacccccatgtcatccaagatgttcatgtctttctttctttggtcgagaagaaattaaggtttttgatgaaaacattccaggattattctccttatagtggacttcaatggtctccaaatggtgaaaggtcaaaattacagtttcagtgcagcttcaaagggctttaaacgataccagacgaggaataagggtctaatctagtgaaacgatcggtcattttctaaaaaaatacaaatgtatatgctttataaacgcAAATGCTCGCCCTGCACGTGCCtctgctttccgtattcttcaaaaagcttatgctgtatgtcctacgcctttcctattcaacttacggaaaaaaacggaactggcgccgcATTCGTTCCATAAgttaaacatcaaattttcatttttgggtgaagtatccctttaaagttatagttcacccaaaaaatgaaaattgtcatcatttactcaccctcaagttgttccaaacctgtatgaatttctttcttctgctgaacacaaaagaagatattttgaagaatgtcggaaACCAAACatttgatggaccccattgacttccaaagtatttttttccatactatggaagatGGAACtggttatttaaaatatcttcttttgtgttcagactaagaaagaaattcatacaggttaggaacaacttgagggtgagtaaatgatgacagaattttcatttttgggtgaactaaccctttaatgactgTGAGCCGGCTTGTGGATAAACAGTAGTTCCTTGTATTATTTAAAGTTATAGTTATCCATTCTCTTATAGGTAATAAATgagtaaaacattttatttaaattaaagtaaacttatttaaaatgtctttctaAATTTAAATTAGATTGCATTAGatttatacagtcaaaccaaaatttattcagacaccttgaacatttcattaattaatacagtttattcactataatggtaataaaatatgacaccatctcagagttaaaccgtgtcagaaaaaattaatcttaattatgtcagataacacttaagcaaactTTTACAGTCTATGAGCAAAACacggtcaggtcaaagtgtctgaataatttttggttccagatttttatcagttttactggtagtccactgtatgaagaatttttggttattatatgtcacagtttactttattttgatatcctcacttacataaatgaactatagtgtcctgcacccactagtaaaaatatatcaaaaatgaataatttttggtttgactgtactgCTTTTGGTAAAAATATGAGTGTAGGGTTGGATTTGAACAGAAAAGTTCAGTCTTTCTTAACCAGTTGCACCTTGTGAGGACAGCATTATCAAATACCTTGGCAGCGACCCTATCTTTTGTTCTATAACAAAGCTTTGTGTTTATTCAGCATGCAGTTCCtgttaacaatgaacaattccTCATGTTTGTATGTTACATATGTTTTCAGTATGACGTTTAACTAAGTAAGGTTACCGTGTGGAACCTATTAgctcagttaaagggttagttcacccaaaaatgaaaataatgtcatttattactcaccctcatgtcgttctacaccgccttcgttcatcttcggaacacaaattaagatatttttgatgaaatccgatggctcggtgaggcctgcattcacagcaatgacatttcctctctcaagatccattaatgtactaaaaacatatttaaatcagttcatgtgagttcagtggttcaatattaatattataaagcgacgagaatactttttgtgcgccaaaaaaaccccaaaataacaacttttcaacaatatagtgatgggccgatttcaaaacactgcttctttacgaatcaaatcagtgactcggatctcctatcaaacggctaaaatcacgtgactttggcgctccgaatctTTGAATTTGAAgttccgaagcagtgttttgaaatcggcccatcactatattgttgaaaagttgttattttttgtttttttggctcactaaaagtattctcatcgctttataatattaatattgaaccactgaactcacatgaactgatttaaatatgttttaaatatttatttaaataccactcttttaataaatttttctataaacacaaaaactaaaAGTACATTCATAAACTTTAATTTCCCCTTATGTCCTATAAGGTTACATTAGAGGCGCAGCTGCAGCcttcagacattttaaaaattccaTAAGTAGACAAAAATAAGATCCGCTAGATGGCGTGATGCACTGTATCAATCTGTCGGGCACAATGAGGGGGAGCGACCATATGCGCTCAACTGTAATTCAAAACCAAGCAGGCCAGGGTAGGGCGAAGCCTGGCGGAGCGAGACGCGTATCCccaaagaaagaaaagaaaaacaacagcCGTGCGTTGCAGTCTTTTGAGAAGATATGATTTGCGAGATTTGACTCTACTTGTGTATTTCCAGATGCTATTTCCAGACATCTGAACGGTAAGACGAGAATTGCTTGTTTAGTTAACATTTACATTGGCTGCTCGCCGCTTGTTTGCGTCTTTGTGACTGAAATTAAATGCATCCCGTATTTTGAAAGAACGCTATTCATATGTCTAATGCATTTGGCACTGGTTTATCCGGGGAATGGGAGCTTTtgcttgttttctttattttatttctccGTTTTTTAGTCCTCTATTTGTCTCATTGGGGCTCTACTGCATAAAAGAAAGCTTGAGATGTCTTGATGGAAAAGGAAACGTGGCTTAgtactgtgattttttttcttctgatgCAGCCTAGTGCAGTTTAACCTATCAAAAAGACTTGAAAGGCTTGGAAAGCATGATTATAATTcgtctttttattattaaataaaataatatatacattttatccTATGGACTCTTGTCTCAAAAGGCCAGTGTCCTTGCCTTTCGTAGGGTGTTGTGCCACATCTGCTgaagtgattttatatatatatatatatatatatatataatatggtaacactttacaataaggttcattagttaacattagttaactacattagttaacatgaactaataatgaactgcacttatacagcatttattcatctttgttaatgtgaatttcaacatttactaatgcattattaaaatcttgttaacattagttaatgcactgtgaactaacatgaacaaacaatgaacaactgtattttcattaactaacgttaacgaagattagtaaatacggtaacaaatgtattgctcatggttagttcgtggtagttaatacattaactaatgtttaccTAACTAATGAACATTATTGTagagtgtttttatttatatatatatatatatatatatatatatatatatatatatatatatatatatatatactttaatgaACAAATAGAGAACAACTCTCATCCTATATTAACCCATAATTACTAAGTTATGATATCATATAGCCAAATTAAATACCAAATTACAGCTGTACTTAACAATGTTATCAGCCAAATTCCCatgaaataagatatttttctgTCTGAACTGCACCAGTGAAGCCCCACGACTGGTCTGACTAGTTTAACCGTTACAGCTGACTGTTTCTTAAGAGTTTAACAAAgtaaattctgtattactgacACACCACTATCTTATTAAGATTTAacaataaaatgtgtttatctTGAATCCTCCAGGTGCAATATGTGCAGCAACTGTCTGATGTGATGAAAGTCACAGACTGCAAAGCACAACGATCATGGTTTTGAGAAATTGATCTTTCTGGATATAAAGGCCATCGTATTTACCACCACTGCACGGTTCGGGTTAATGGAAAACCAGATCTGCAAAACATGCAGATGAGTCACGCAGTGCACGTGTGAATGGGATACAGCTTCTGTGGAGAGCCCATGTGGAATTAACATCCAAAAACTGTTGGAGAACCAGCTTCAATCATGTCCCTTTCGGTAAGTGTGTAAGTCACCTCTGTAAAACTCTCTGCTGTCCCATCTGTAATATTCATATCCATTGCTAGTATGGAGGAGGGGGAACTGGAGCTCAGCTTGCCTCAGAGCACCACATCCCCTGGGGGGAATGAGAGAATGAGAGGGAAATTTAGAGGTATAGAAGGGGGTGACAAAAGGACCTAAAACTGAGGGACAGATGTTGAGCCCCTCCCCCACGAGTTATCCTCATTATCATCAACTCGGCGCCTCTTTCCCTTAATCACTAATTTTCTCTCTCCCATAATCACAGACCTCTGCCCTTACTTATGCATTCTCTCTATCAATATTGATTTACCCATGAAGGCAGTAGCGTGGTGTTCTGAATACAAAAGACCTTAAGGCCATCCCATTACATTCATAACGTCACTCGAACTGTTCAGCTCATGTGTCCTTATTCAGAGGcatttaaaagagcagtttttCTGTAGGCATTACAGACCTTAAACAAATTGCAGGTAGTGCAAAATTCAGCTGCTAGAATCCTTACTGGAACTAGGATAAGAGATCATATTACTCCCATTTTGGAGTCTTTGCACTGGCTCCCCATTAGGTTTAGGGTAGACTTTAAAATTTTGATGCTTACTTACATGGCCGTACATAGGTTGGCTCCTCAATATTTGACTGAGCTTTTAATTCCCTATACTCAAACTCATGATCTTTGTTCTTCTGAAACTGGTCTTTTAACTGTTCCTTTAACTCGTTTAAGATTGATGGGAGATGGGACTTTTTCTTCATTAGCTCCAAAACTTTGGAATTCTTTACTGATTGAGATAAGGCAAGCTAAATCTCTTGgcattttttaattgaataatttttcattgtgcttattttatagtttattttgcttattttatAGTTTATCTTTGTGGTGGCGCTTTGAgatatacatttaaaggtgctatagaaattaaaggttattattattattatgtatgcaAAGAATCTAGGTCAGCAATTTCATTGCTATGTGCTACTTAATCTAAGCTATATTTGTGTCTTCTTTAAATGTTTGAGTCAACTGTGAGACTCATTTGGGATGTTTAGTGTTCACACATGTCGTGGTGATATGCTAGTTCTGTTTAAGTAAATGGGAAAACCAATTGATTTATGCCCACTGGATTCCTGGTTACACAGGTTGATGAACCTGGTTGAAGTGGCTCTGTTGTTTcctcttattttttatttttttggactTCCCTTACTAACATAATGGGGCCCAAATGCTACCAAAGTAGAGTCAGCTGAAGgctaaaaaaatcattttagctGAGTACATTGAATTTAAACAACAATTGAATTACGTTGTTGCTCGCAGTCTAGCTGAAATCTAGCATTTCTACTGCACTATTGCTGTCCTTCCCATGGaccatgttaaagggttagtccacccaaaaatgaaaattctgtcattaaatactcatcctcatgtcgttccaaactctctttcattttcggaacacaaatgaagatctttctgGTGagatctgagagctttctgttcctctATTGACAGCCTGTGCAATtgaaactttgacgcttcaaaaagttcataaagagatcagaaaACTAATATGAATTGAATGGTTTAGTTCTCAAGTcattcaggttcggttgagcttctgcttatgttcgctgatcaatgtttatatgcgagttaaagcctaaattaaatcggttcatcataaaaagtgatCGAGTcccttcagaaaatttggactaaaccactcaattcatatggattagttttctgatctctttatgaactttttgaagcgtcaaagtttcaattgcatagctgtctatggagggacagaaacctctctgatttcatcaaaaacatctttatttgtgttgaaGTAgaattatactatatatatatatacacaagtagaattataatttttgggtgaactaaccctttaatgagttttttcctctttgtcttgttttttttatttatgcaaaattgtattattttttttgtgctgattttgttttatttgcatttacgtatttagcagacacttttatccaaagtgacttatagTAGAGGAGCATAAGCAATTTGTCACAGAGCCAACAATTCATAGAGTACAATGCCAGGTTTATTTGAAAGCTAGGCTAGGAAACAACCCAGTGCAGAGGTAATTTATGTCTtgatatgttttatttaaaacctTTTGTTTGGTTCCTTCTCCTCCTAGTATTGTCTTGTTTTTTATTGTCTTGTAGACGGTGCTTGCAAAGGCACTTTTTGACAATGCCGCTGAAAGTCCAGAGGAGTTGGCGTTCCGCAAAGGTGATATCTTGATGGTTCTGGACCAGGAGCAGGATGGAGGACCAGGGTGGTGGCTTTGCTCTCTACATGGACGCCAAGGCATTGCCCCCGCCAACCGATTACGCCTTCTTCAAACTGCTCCTACTCCTGCTTCAGGTACAGATACCCGACGGGCTACTAGTGTGGACTCTAGCCAGCAGGCCAGGGTTAATGGATTGAGCTCTGAAGATTCAGATGGGGTATATCTCTCACCACCCAGCTTAGCTGAAGGGGTGTACCAGAGCCCTGGGGCTGCTCCTGCCCCAGTCAGATCTGGAGAGCTGCATCACCCTGATGCAGGAAGACCACGATCGCATTCTAGTTCTGGAACCAGGCCTCGTCCTGACTGGGGGGATGTGGGTGTGGCGGGACGACCCCGCTCGCCCTCACTTAGAGGAAGGGGTGGCGAGTCAGGGACCCTCTACCAGACACCCACCTTGCCTGCACCACTGGCGGCACAACACAGATCACAAGGTGCACTGGCATCAGACTCATTGTACCTGACTCCAACTGCTGTTCCCAGGTCTGCAGCAGAGACAGCAGGGGAGGCAAGATATTTAAGTCCACGAGATGGAGGGGCCGGGCATTCCGATGGATGCTACTTGGTGCCTAGACCAGCTGTCACTGCGTTGACAAGTGAGAATTTATATCAGACGCCTACAAGTGGTGCCCCAGTGGCAGGGCAGTGTGTACCAGGAATGACTTCAAGAATTACGGATGGGATTGCACCCAAAAGCAACTCGTCGTCTTCCATTAGTCCTTCTCAGAGTAAGACTGACCAGGATTCTCCAGGGATGTACCAAACCCCAACCCCACCTGGGGGAGCCATATCAAGGACCCCTCAATCTGAGCGCAAACACCCCGCTGGAACTGTAGGAGTGTCTGGTGCCTCAACCCCAGGCCAGAATCTTAAGCAGACACCTCCTACTGCCCGAGGATCCCAGAAGAGTACTATTTCAACTCCTCCTGCTGGTCGAGGAAAACTGGCCCAGGGTGTCCTCAGAGAATCGCCTCTGCTCGCGAGGATGGGAAAGTCTGGAGTACCAGGGTCCCCAAACCTTGGCCGCAAACCCCCTCCGCCAGCACCTCCTGTTAGAAGTGTAACCAGGAAGGATTTACTGCAGTCTAACTCAATTCCACCCAGTAAACCTGTTCTTCAGGCAAACCCTGCACCCCCACAGACAAACATGTTGGAGGAAGAGCGACAGGGAAGTAAAAATGTTTACACTCAAGCAGAAGAGATGAAGAAGAACAGTGAAATGGTGACAAAGAGGGAGAGTGCAAGTTCTCAGGATGAGAAACTCATTGAAGAGGTGAGATAAATGAGAACTTGTTTGGGGATAGGAAAGCGATTGTAGTTCTGCAGAAATGGTAGAGATCGCCAATGAGATTTTTAATGCTTATCCTTGTTCTTCAGGTATATGATACACCACCCACTAATAGGTGGCAACATCCAGTTTCTGCTGTGCCTTCTGAGGAGGATGATGGGATCTATAACACCCCTCGTGCTCTACCCCTACACACTGACCAGGCCTCTGAGGTAAGAAATCAAACACAAATGGAAATGCTAGGGAGTTGATTCTGCTTTTGTCCGTACAGTGAAAATTAATGTGGGCCATGTTCCAAAAAgagacaaaaagcaccataaaagtaatccatgcaATGTCTTTTGAAgccatatgatagctttgtgtgaggaacagactggaattta is a genomic window of Megalobrama amblycephala isolate DHTTF-2021 linkage group LG3, ASM1881202v1, whole genome shotgun sequence containing:
- the efs gene encoding embryonal Fyn-associated substrate isoform X2; translation: MSLSTVLAKALFDNAAESPEELAFRKGDILMVLDQEQDGGPGWWLCSLHGRQGIAPANRLRLLQTAPTPASGTDTRRATSVDSSQQARVNGLSSEDSDGVYLSPPSLAEGVYQSPGAAPAPVRSGELHHPDAGRPRSHSSSGTRPRPDWGDVGVAGRPRSPSLRGRGGESGTLYQTPTLPAPLAAQHRSQGALASDSLYLTPTAVPRSAAETAGEARYLSPRDGGAGHSDGCYLVPRPAVTALTSENLYQTPTSGAPVAGQCVPGMTSRITDGIAPKSNSSSSISPSQSKTDQDSPGMYQTPTPPGGAISRTPQSERKHPAGTVGVSGASTPGQNLKQTPPTARGSQKSTISTPPAGRGKLAQGVLRESPLLARMGKSGVPGSPNLGRKPPPPAPPVRSVTRKDLLQSNSIPPSKPVLQANPAPPQTNMLEEERQGSKNVYTQAEEMKKNSEMVTKRESASSQDEKLIEEVYDTPPTNRWQHPVSAVPSEEDDGIYNTPRALPLHTDQASEIYDVPTLALNSSSDHQQQTYNIPGSAGVAGDAEDEDVYSVPSLPGLPMEASEMSGLTAETTGNGRSYSISSPRKQDLISEDVSEPDGGIYDMPALTLEIPTRRLSVSSTGSGDIQWKASLSALVQSALTSTSLTTTPSRDLAAALAEILSVWKAGHVGDVPPVLQQAWSRLSDLLPALSVCGTAPPADGLLTMVRCALEDSASLLQSQARPRLPSQESLSRRPLPALPVAEVKPITGDMGSRKGSWIQERPLPPPPPTAFPLPPAPVSLAPTVGRMEDEEQGNEYAGIGLTPAPLPSYPGKPEPPPDTHTEHNSSQLITTTDNKLTPSPPVSLSLEDSELLSFYSSQSLSHLSCLADAIDSLFTSVQGNQPPRVFVSRGKSLIVTAHKLVFIGDTLARLLSSSDLRAKVTTSSGRLCQALKAVVVATKGAAQNYPSVPATQEMVDRVADLSQHAAGFSGLLQRLAEIS
- the efs gene encoding embryonal Fyn-associated substrate isoform X1, which encodes MSLSTVLAKALFDNAAESPEELAFRKGDILMVLDQEQDGGPGWWLCSLHGRQGIAPANRLRLLQTAPTPASGTDTRRATSVDSSQQARVNGLSSEDSDGVYLSPPSLAEGVYQSPGAAPAPVRSGELHHPDAGRPRSHSSSGTRPRPDWGDVGVAGRPRSPSLRGRGGESGTLYQTPTLPAPLAAQHRSQGALASDSLYLTPTAVPRSAAETAGEARYLSPRDGGAGHSDGCYLVPRPAVTALTSENLYQTPTSGAPVAGQCVPGMTSRITDGIAPKSNSSSSISPSQSKTDQDSPGMYQTPTPPGGAISRTPQSERKHPAGTVGVSGASTPGQNLKQTPPTARGSQKSTISTPPAGRGKLAQGVLRESPLLARMGKSGVPGSPNLGRKPPPPAPPVRSVTRKDLLQSNSIPPSKPVLQANPAPPQTNMLEEERQGSKNVYTQAEEMKKNSEMVTKRESASSQDEKLIEEVYDTPPTNRWQHPVSAVPSEEDDGIYNTPRALPLHTDQASEIYDVPTLALNSSSDHQQQTYNIPGSAGVAGDAEDEDVYSVPSLPGLPMEASEMSGLTAETTGNGRSYSISSPRKQDLISEDVSEPDGGIYDMPALTLEIPTRRLSVSSTGSGDIQWKASLSALVQSALTSTSLTTTPSRDLAAALAEILSVWKAGHVGDVPPVLQQAWSRLSDLLPALSVCGTAPPADGLLTMVRCALEDSASLLQSQARPRLPSQESLSRRPLPALPVAEVKPITGDMGSRKGSWIQERPLPPPPPTAFPLPPAPVSLAPTVGRMEDEEQGNEYAGIGLTPAPLPSYPVGDSVGYVKLQGKPEPPPDTHTEHNSSQLITTTDNKLTPSPPVSLSLEDSELLSFYSSQSLSHLSCLADAIDSLFTSVQGNQPPRVFVSRGKSLIVTAHKLVFIGDTLARLLSSSDLRAKVTTSSGRLCQALKAVVVATKGAAQNYPSVPATQEMVDRVADLSQHAAGFSGLLQRLAEIS